In Molothrus ater isolate BHLD 08-10-18 breed brown headed cowbird chromosome 23, BPBGC_Mater_1.1, whole genome shotgun sequence, a single genomic region encodes these proteins:
- the LOC118695043 gene encoding chymotrypsin-C-like: protein MGLRSPCAHSVGQSPRVSSQQGHSKVPSSPDTIRGVSSPTTAPLLRTTMLGAVCLVVLLGYAYGCGQPAVPPQLSSRVVGGEDAVAHSWPWQISLQYRSSGSWYHTCGGTLIAPQWVLTAAHCISSYMTYRVVLGKQDLSEDDEPGSVAVGVEKTIVHEDWDSYLIINDIALIKLAEEVQETDTIRASCLPAAGKVLPNDYPCYVTGWGRIRTNGPLATILQQGLLPVVDYETCSKRDWWGSLVEETMVCAGGDGVVSGCNGDSGGPLNCQRDDGIWEVEGIVSFGSGLGCNVAKKPTVFTRVSAYIDWINEKMSAN, encoded by the exons ATGGGGCTGAGGagcccctgtgcccacagcGTGGGACAGTCCCCACGtgtcagcagccagcagggacactcCAAGGTCCCCAGCAGTCCAGACACTATAAGAGGGGTGAGCAGCCCCACCACGGCACCTTTGCTCCGCACAACCATGCTGGGAGCCGTCTGTCTCGTCGTGCTGCTGGGCTACG CCTACGGATGCGGTCAGCCGGCCGTGCCACCACAGCTGAGCTCCCGCGTGGTGGGCGGTGAAGACGCTGTAGCCCACAGCTGGCCATGGCAG ATCTCGCTGCAGTACCGGAGCTCTGGATCCTGGTACCACACTTGTGGCGGGACCCTCATTGCCCCCCAGTGGGTGCTGACAGCTGCCCACTGCATCAG CTCTTACATGACCTATCGTGTGGTGTTGGGCAAGCAGGACCTGTCAGAGGATGACGAGCCTGGTTCTGTGGCCGTGGGTGTGGAGAAGACGATCGTCCATGAGGACTGGGACTCCTACCTCATCAT CAACGACATTGCCCTGATCAAGCTGGCAGAGGAGGTGCAGGAGACTGACACCATCCGTGCCTCCTGCCTGCCGGCTGCTGGCAAGGTCCTGCCCAATGACTACCCCTGCTATGTCACCGGCTGGGGACGCATCAGGA CCAACGGGCCCCTGGCCACGATCCTGCAGCAGGGTCTGCTGCCCGTGGTGGACTATGAGACCTGCTCCAAGAGGGACTGGTGGGGCAGCCTTGTGGAGGAGACCATGGTGTGCGCCGGCGGCGACGGCGTCGTCTCTGGATGCAAC GGCGATTCTGGGGGCCCCCTGAACTGCCAGCGCGACGATGGGATCTGGGAGGTCGAGGGCATCGTCAGCTTCGGCTCCGGCCTGGGCTGCAACGTGGCCAAGAAGCCGACAGTCTTCACCAGGGTGTCCGCCTACATCGACTGGATCAACGAG AAAATGAGCGCGAACTGA